The Macaca thibetana thibetana isolate TM-01 chromosome 11, ASM2454274v1, whole genome shotgun sequence genome window below encodes:
- the LOC126930378 gene encoding 25-hydroxyvitamin D-1 alpha hydroxylase, mitochondrial isoform X2, whose product MTQTLKYASRVFHRIRWAPELGASLGYREYDSARRSLADIPGPSTPSFLAELFCKGGLSRLHELQVQGAARFGPVWLASFGTVRTVYVAAPALVEELLRQEGPRPERCSFSPWTEHRRRRQRACGLLTAEGEEWQRLRSLLAPLLLRPQAAARYAKTLDNVVRDLVRRLRCQRGRGTGPPALVRDVAGEFYKFGLEGIAAVLLGSRLGCLEAQVPPDTETFIRAVGSVFVSTLLTMAMPHWLRRLVPGPWGRLCQDWDQMFAFAQRHVERREAEAAMRNRGQPDEDLESGAHLTHFLFQEELPAQSILGNVTELLLAGVDTVSNTLSWALYELSRHPEVQTALHSEITAALGPGSSAHPPATVLSQLPLLKAVVKEVLRLYPVVPGNSRVPDKDIHVGDYIIPKNTLVTLCHYATSRDPAQFPEPNSFHPARWLGEGPTPHPFASLPFGFGKRSCMGRRLAELELQMALAQILIHFEVQPEPGAAPIRPMTRTVLVPERSINLQFLDR is encoded by the exons ATGACCCAGACCCTCAAGTATGCCTCCAGGGTGTTCCATCGCATCCGCTGGGCTCCCGAGTTGGGCGCCTCCCTAGGCTACCGAGAGTACGACTCAGCACGCCGGAGCTTGGCAGACATCCCAGGCCCCTCTACGCCCAGCTTTCTGGCTGAACTTTTCTGCAAGGGGGGGCTGTCGAGGCTACACGAGCTGCAG GTGCAGGGAGCCGCGCGCTTCGGGCCGGTGTGGCTAGCCAGCTTCGGGACAGTGCGCACCGTGTACGTGGCTGCTCCTGCACTCGTCGAGGAGCTGCTGCGACAGGAGGGACCCCGGCCCGAGCGCTGCAGCTTCTCGCCCTGGACTGagcaccgccgccgccgccagcgGGCTTGCGGACTTCTCACTGC GGAAGGCGAAGAATGGCAAAGGCTCCGCAGTCTCCTGGCCCCACTCCTCCTCCGGCCTCAAGCGGCCGCCCGCTACGCCAAAACTCTGGACAACGTAGTCCGCGACCTTGTGCGGCGTCTGAGGTGCCAGCGCGGACGTGGCACGGGGCCGCCTGCCCTGGTTCGGGATGTAGCGGGGGAATTTTACAAGTTCGGACTGGAAG GCATCGCCGCGGTTCTGCTTGGCTCACGCTTGGGCTGCCTGGAGGCTCAAGTGCCGCCTGACACGGAGACCTTCATCCGCGCGGTGGGCTCGGTGTTTGTGTCCACGCTGTTGACCATGGCGATGCCCCACTGGCTGCGCCGCCTCGTGCCTGGGCCCTGGGGCCGCCTCTGCCAAGACTGGGACCAGATGTTTGCATTTG CTCAGAGGCACGTGGAGCGgcgagaggccgaggcagccatGAGGAACCGAGGACAGCCCGATGAGGACCTGGAATCTGGGGCGCACCTGACCCACTTTCTGTTCCAGGAAGAGTTGCCTGCCCAGTCCATCCTGGGGAATGTGACAGAGTTGCTACTGGCGGGAGTGGACACG GTGTCCAACACGCTCTCCTGGGCTCTGTATGAGCTCTCCCGGCACCCTGAAGTCCAGACAGCACTCCACTCCGAGATCACAGCTGCCCTGGGCCCTGGCTCCAGTGCCCACCCCCCAGCCACTGTTCTGTCCCAGCTGCCCCTGCTGAAGGCAGTGGTCAAGGAAGTGCTAAg ACTGTACCCTGTGGTACCTGGAAATTCTCGTGTCCCAGACAAAGACATTCATGTGGGTGATTATATTATCCCCAAAAAT ACGCTGGTCACTCTGTGTCACTATGCCACTTCAAGGGACCCTGCCCAGTTCCCAGAGCCAAATTCTTTTCATCCAGCTCGCTGGCTGGGGGAGGGTCCCACCCCCCACCCATTTGCATCTCTTCCCTTTGGCTTTGGCAAGCGCAGCTGCATGGGGAGACGCCTGGCAGAGCTTGAATTGCAAATGGCTTTGGCCCAG ATCCTGATACATTTTGAGGTGCAGCCTGAGCCAGGTGCGGCCCCAATCAGACCCATGACCCGGACTGTCCTGGTACCTGAGAGGAGCATCAACCTACAGTTTTTGGACAGATAG
- the LOC126930378 gene encoding 25-hydroxyvitamin D-1 alpha hydroxylase, mitochondrial isoform X1 codes for MTQTLKYASRVFHRIRWAPELGASLGYREYDSARRSLADIPGPSTPSFLAELFCKGGLSRLHELQVQGAARFGPVWLASFGTVRTVYVAAPALVEELLRQEGPRPERCSFSPWTEHRRRRQRACGLLTAEGEEWQRLRSLLAPLLLRPQAAARYAKTLDNVVRDLVRRLRCQRGRGTGPPALVRDVAGEFYKFGLEGIAAVLLGSRLGCLEAQVPPDTETFIRAVGSVFVSTLLTMAMPHWLRRLVPGPWGRLCQDWDQMFAFAQRHVERREAEAAMRNRGQPDEDLESGAHLTHFLFQEELPAQSILGNVTELLLAGVDTVRFSLRAVSLFQGLASPDSGTIFLLQGIRYGHVDQLGLTPRLFRNLHPLLGSHTQHLSCFHVSQVSNTLSWALYELSRHPEVQTALHSEITAALGPGSSAHPPATVLSQLPLLKAVVKEVLRLYPVVPGNSRVPDKDIHVGDYIIPKNTLVTLCHYATSRDPAQFPEPNSFHPARWLGEGPTPHPFASLPFGFGKRSCMGRRLAELELQMALAQILIHFEVQPEPGAAPIRPMTRTVLVPERSINLQFLDR; via the exons ATGACCCAGACCCTCAAGTATGCCTCCAGGGTGTTCCATCGCATCCGCTGGGCTCCCGAGTTGGGCGCCTCCCTAGGCTACCGAGAGTACGACTCAGCACGCCGGAGCTTGGCAGACATCCCAGGCCCCTCTACGCCCAGCTTTCTGGCTGAACTTTTCTGCAAGGGGGGGCTGTCGAGGCTACACGAGCTGCAG GTGCAGGGAGCCGCGCGCTTCGGGCCGGTGTGGCTAGCCAGCTTCGGGACAGTGCGCACCGTGTACGTGGCTGCTCCTGCACTCGTCGAGGAGCTGCTGCGACAGGAGGGACCCCGGCCCGAGCGCTGCAGCTTCTCGCCCTGGACTGagcaccgccgccgccgccagcgGGCTTGCGGACTTCTCACTGC GGAAGGCGAAGAATGGCAAAGGCTCCGCAGTCTCCTGGCCCCACTCCTCCTCCGGCCTCAAGCGGCCGCCCGCTACGCCAAAACTCTGGACAACGTAGTCCGCGACCTTGTGCGGCGTCTGAGGTGCCAGCGCGGACGTGGCACGGGGCCGCCTGCCCTGGTTCGGGATGTAGCGGGGGAATTTTACAAGTTCGGACTGGAAG GCATCGCCGCGGTTCTGCTTGGCTCACGCTTGGGCTGCCTGGAGGCTCAAGTGCCGCCTGACACGGAGACCTTCATCCGCGCGGTGGGCTCGGTGTTTGTGTCCACGCTGTTGACCATGGCGATGCCCCACTGGCTGCGCCGCCTCGTGCCTGGGCCCTGGGGCCGCCTCTGCCAAGACTGGGACCAGATGTTTGCATTTG CTCAGAGGCACGTGGAGCGgcgagaggccgaggcagccatGAGGAACCGAGGACAGCCCGATGAGGACCTGGAATCTGGGGCGCACCTGACCCACTTTCTGTTCCAGGAAGAGTTGCCTGCCCAGTCCATCCTGGGGAATGTGACAGAGTTGCTACTGGCGGGAGTGGACACGGTTAGGTTCTCCCTCCGTGCTGTGAGCCTGTTCCAGGGCTTAGCCTCCCCAGACTCCGGGACCATTTTTCTGTTGCAGGGGATCCGTTATGGCCACGTAGACCAGCTTGGCTTAACACCCAGACTGTTCCGTAATCTGCACCCTCTGCTGGGTTCCCACACCCAACACCTCTCTTGCTTTCACGTTTCTCAGGTGTCCAACACGCTCTCCTGGGCTCTGTATGAGCTCTCCCGGCACCCTGAAGTCCAGACAGCACTCCACTCCGAGATCACAGCTGCCCTGGGCCCTGGCTCCAGTGCCCACCCCCCAGCCACTGTTCTGTCCCAGCTGCCCCTGCTGAAGGCAGTGGTCAAGGAAGTGCTAAg ACTGTACCCTGTGGTACCTGGAAATTCTCGTGTCCCAGACAAAGACATTCATGTGGGTGATTATATTATCCCCAAAAAT ACGCTGGTCACTCTGTGTCACTATGCCACTTCAAGGGACCCTGCCCAGTTCCCAGAGCCAAATTCTTTTCATCCAGCTCGCTGGCTGGGGGAGGGTCCCACCCCCCACCCATTTGCATCTCTTCCCTTTGGCTTTGGCAAGCGCAGCTGCATGGGGAGACGCCTGGCAGAGCTTGAATTGCAAATGGCTTTGGCCCAG ATCCTGATACATTTTGAGGTGCAGCCTGAGCCAGGTGCGGCCCCAATCAGACCCATGACCCGGACTGTCCTGGTACCTGAGAGGAGCATCAACCTACAGTTTTTGGACAGATAG